The Aquisphaera giovannonii genome includes a window with the following:
- the nrfD gene encoding NrfD/PsrC family molybdoenzyme membrane anchor subunit produces the protein MATSEPYNLEPRPTAPTALAPGHTYATVTEKISALVLVRPYNWRWLLGMAVGFGLLTLFLLGVTALFTYGTGMWGLDVPVMWGFAIVNFVWWIGIGHAGTLISAILLLLKQDWRTSINRFAEAMTLFAVACAGLFPLLHLGRPWLFYWLMPYPNTMALWPQWRSPLIWDVFAVSTYATVSLLFWYVGLLPDLATLRDRARNSYAKVAYGILSMGWRGSARHWHRYRTAYMLLAALATPLVVSVHTIVAFDFAVGVVPGWHTTIFPPYFVAGAIFSGFAMVLTLCIPLRAAFGLKDFITDRHLDNMAKVMLATGLIVAYGYFMEDFMAWYGGSIYEKYQILQNRPFVGPYTHTYWMLITCNIIVPQLLWIPRVRTWAPLLWVISIVVNIGMWLERYIIVVTSLSRDFLVSSWAEYHGTFWDYSLYYGSIGLFTTLLFLFIRFLPVISIAEMRELVHETRHHEHAGATATSYPPEGGGH, from the coding sequence ATGGCAACATCTGAGCCCTATAACCTGGAGCCGAGGCCGACGGCCCCGACCGCGCTGGCGCCCGGTCACACCTACGCGACGGTGACCGAGAAGATCAGCGCCCTGGTCCTCGTGCGCCCGTACAACTGGAGGTGGTTGCTCGGGATGGCCGTGGGCTTCGGCCTGCTGACGCTCTTCCTGCTGGGCGTCACCGCACTCTTCACCTACGGCACGGGGATGTGGGGCCTGGACGTCCCGGTCATGTGGGGCTTCGCGATCGTCAACTTCGTCTGGTGGATCGGCATCGGCCACGCCGGGACGCTGATCTCGGCGATCCTCCTGCTGTTGAAGCAGGACTGGCGGACCTCGATCAACCGGTTCGCCGAGGCGATGACGCTCTTCGCGGTGGCCTGCGCCGGGCTCTTCCCGCTGCTCCACCTGGGGCGCCCCTGGCTCTTCTACTGGCTGATGCCCTATCCGAACACGATGGCCCTCTGGCCGCAGTGGCGCAGCCCGCTGATCTGGGACGTCTTCGCGGTCTCGACGTACGCGACGGTCTCGCTTCTGTTCTGGTACGTGGGTCTGCTGCCCGACCTGGCGACCCTCCGCGACCGGGCCCGCAACTCGTACGCGAAGGTGGCCTACGGGATCCTGTCCATGGGCTGGCGGGGCTCGGCGCGGCACTGGCACCGGTACCGGACGGCGTACATGCTGCTGGCGGCCCTGGCGACGCCCCTGGTCGTGTCGGTGCACACGATCGTCGCCTTCGACTTCGCGGTGGGCGTCGTCCCGGGGTGGCACACGACGATCTTCCCGCCCTACTTCGTGGCCGGTGCCATCTTCTCCGGCTTCGCGATGGTGCTGACGCTCTGCATCCCCCTGCGGGCGGCCTTCGGCCTGAAGGACTTCATCACCGACCGGCACCTGGACAACATGGCCAAGGTCATGCTGGCGACGGGGCTGATCGTGGCCTACGGCTACTTCATGGAAGACTTCATGGCCTGGTACGGCGGGAGCATCTACGAGAAGTACCAGATCCTCCAGAACCGGCCGTTCGTCGGGCCCTACACCCACACGTACTGGATGCTGATCACCTGCAACATCATCGTGCCCCAGCTGCTCTGGATCCCGAGGGTCCGGACGTGGGCGCCCCTGCTCTGGGTCATCTCGATCGTGGTGAACATCGGCATGTGGCTGGAGCGTTACATCATCGTCGTCACGAGCCTCAGCCGGGACTTCCTGGTGTCGTCGTGGGCCGAGTACCACGGGACGTTCTGGGACTACTCGCTGTACTACGGCTCGATCGGCCTGTTCACGACGCTGCTGTTCCTCTTCATCCGGTTCCTGCCGGTGATCTCGATCGCCGAGATGCGGGAGCTGGTGCACGAGACTCGCCATCATGAGCACGCAGGGGCGACGGCGACGTCGTACCCGCCGGAAGGGGGTGGGCATTGA
- a CDS encoding DUF3341 domain-containing protein, with amino-acid sequence MSEHPAEPGIYGIMAEFVSPDDLIKAGHVAHDRGYRMMEAYTPFPVDGVAESIGYHRNRVAPMVFFGGLTGGLLGFGMQWFSAAVHYPINVGGRPLFSWPAFIPITFEMTVLGAALTAVFGMLAMNGLPRPHHPVFNVPGFVLASNDRFFLSIQARDPLFDLEETRRLLEELNPKAITVVPQ; translated from the coding sequence TTGAGCGAGCATCCCGCGGAGCCCGGGATCTACGGCATCATGGCCGAGTTCGTGAGCCCGGACGACCTGATCAAGGCGGGGCACGTGGCCCACGACCGCGGCTACCGGATGATGGAGGCCTACACGCCCTTCCCGGTGGACGGCGTGGCCGAGTCGATCGGCTACCACCGCAACCGGGTCGCCCCGATGGTCTTCTTCGGGGGGCTGACCGGCGGCCTCCTCGGGTTCGGCATGCAGTGGTTCTCCGCGGCGGTCCACTACCCGATCAACGTCGGGGGCCGGCCGCTGTTCAGCTGGCCGGCGTTCATCCCGATCACCTTCGAGATGACGGTGCTCGGCGCCGCGCTGACGGCGGTGTTCGGCATGCTGGCGATGAACGGCCTGCCGAGGCCCCACCACCCGGTGTTCAACGTCCCCGGGTTCGTGCTCGCGTCCAACGACCGGTTCTTCCTGTCGATCCAGGCGCGGGACCCGCTCTTCGACCTCGAGGAGACGCGTCGGCTGCTCGAGGAGCTGAACCCGAAGGCCATCACGGTCGTCCCCCAGTGA
- a CDS encoding c-type cytochrome, with amino-acid sequence MSANVQERCPIRRAGPGALPATRRRLRAAASALLLAACGCRSDMYEQPRYEAQSPSEAFPGGASDRPLVEGVVPAGASSPGTLSNEPSAVLPAAGEIDPRATTSPYPVDRAFLERGQERYRIFCTPCHGEAGDGRGIIVQRGFSPPPPFTREDLLRQPLGHFVSVITRGQGAMYSYAARVPVRDRWAIAAYIRALQLSQHAVAADLPEEDRTKLQGVKNEPAGR; translated from the coding sequence ATGAGCGCGAACGTCCAGGAACGATGTCCCATCCGGCGGGCCGGGCCCGGGGCCTTGCCCGCGACGCGGCGCCGCCTGCGGGCGGCGGCCTCCGCCCTGCTGCTGGCCGCCTGCGGCTGCCGCAGCGACATGTACGAGCAGCCGCGATACGAGGCCCAGTCGCCCTCCGAGGCGTTCCCCGGCGGCGCGTCCGACAGGCCGCTCGTGGAGGGGGTCGTGCCGGCGGGGGCGTCGTCCCCGGGCACGCTCTCCAACGAGCCGTCGGCGGTCCTGCCGGCGGCGGGCGAGATCGACCCCAGGGCAACCACGTCGCCCTACCCGGTGGACCGGGCCTTCCTGGAGCGCGGGCAGGAGCGGTACCGGATCTTCTGCACGCCCTGCCACGGCGAGGCCGGCGACGGCCGCGGGATCATCGTCCAGCGCGGGTTCTCGCCGCCGCCCCCGTTCACGCGGGAGGACCTGCTCCGGCAGCCGCTCGGCCACTTCGTGAGCGTGATCACGCGGGGCCAGGGGGCGATGTACTCGTACGCCGCGCGGGTGCCGGTCCGCGACCGATGGGCGATCGCCGCCTACATCCGGGCCCTGCAACTCAGCCAGCACGCCGTCGCGGCCGACCTGCCGGAGGAAGACCGGACCAAGCTCCAAGGGGTAAAGAATGAGCCTGCCGGCCGATGA
- a CDS encoding SCO family protein, which produces MKTHHCLIAALAALGLQTGAARAQPAIGGADPDIKPAAAGITTDIGFDQNLGAQVPTGLPFRDEAGRDVRLADYLGRRPAVLVLGYYRCPLLCNQVLNGLTRTLRAIPQAAGADFDVVAVSIDPKERPELAGAKKASYLEEYGRGSPDGWHFLVGDEGPIGELARAVGFRYKYNAGSGLYAHAAGFVVLTPDGRVARYFYGIDYPPKELSAAISGASRGGIGSPIRSLLLLCYDYDSATGKYTLSIVRISRVLGTATALSLGLYVFLMLRRERRGGPAARKVAAPAP; this is translated from the coding sequence ATGAAGACGCACCACTGCCTGATCGCGGCGCTCGCGGCACTCGGCCTCCAGACCGGGGCGGCCCGCGCCCAGCCCGCCATCGGCGGGGCCGACCCCGACATCAAGCCCGCCGCCGCCGGGATCACCACCGACATCGGGTTCGACCAGAACCTCGGCGCCCAGGTGCCGACGGGCCTGCCGTTCCGCGACGAGGCCGGCCGCGACGTGCGGCTGGCGGACTACCTCGGGCGTCGCCCGGCGGTCCTGGTCCTGGGCTACTACCGCTGCCCCCTGCTCTGCAACCAGGTGCTCAACGGCCTGACGCGGACGCTGCGGGCCATCCCGCAGGCCGCGGGGGCCGACTTCGACGTCGTCGCCGTGAGCATCGACCCGAAGGAGCGGCCCGAGCTGGCCGGCGCCAAGAAGGCGTCCTACCTGGAGGAATATGGCCGCGGCTCCCCCGACGGCTGGCACTTCCTGGTCGGGGACGAAGGGCCGATCGGCGAGCTGGCGCGGGCGGTTGGGTTCCGCTACAAGTACAACGCCGGCAGCGGGCTCTACGCACACGCCGCGGGGTTCGTGGTCCTCACGCCGGACGGCCGCGTGGCCCGCTACTTCTACGGCATCGACTACCCGCCCAAGGAGCTCTCCGCGGCGATCTCCGGGGCCTCCCGCGGGGGGATCGGGTCGCCGATCCGCTCGCTGCTCCTGCTCTGCTACGACTACGACTCGGCCACGGGCAAGTACACGCTGTCGATCGTGCGGATCTCGCGGGTGCTCGGCACCGCGACGGCCCTCTCGTTGGGCCTCTACGTGTTCCTCATGCTCCGCCGCGAGCGGCGGGGCGGGCCGGCCGCCCGGAAGGTCGCGGCGCCCGCCCCCTGA
- the coxB gene encoding cytochrome c oxidase subunit II: MWNFPLFPDQASTNAARVDALFLFELGVILFFTLAVCLAIFVLVVRFRRGRIVDRSGPPLEARWLEVTWIVIPLILSMIMFAWSADVYFRLYQAPPDAAEISVVGKQWMWYLQHPEGRSEINQLHVPVGRPIKLKMTSQDVIHSFYVPAFRIKQDVLPGRYTTLWFEPSKVGTYHLFCTEYCGTSHSEMIGTVTVMEPAEYDGWLAAGGAGPSQADEGERLFVQHHCAGCHRGSQVVNAPRLEGVYGKPVPIQDGKEVRFVTADDRYIRDSILMPRQEVVAGYQPVMPSFQGQISEPDLLKIIAYIKSLAAKETGTVR; encoded by the coding sequence ATGTGGAATTTCCCGCTCTTCCCGGACCAGGCCTCGACCAACGCCGCGCGGGTGGACGCGCTCTTCCTGTTCGAGCTGGGCGTGATCCTCTTCTTCACGCTGGCGGTCTGCCTGGCGATCTTCGTGCTGGTGGTCCGCTTCCGCCGGGGCCGGATCGTCGACCGCTCCGGGCCGCCCCTGGAGGCCCGCTGGCTCGAGGTCACCTGGATCGTGATCCCGCTGATCCTGTCGATGATCATGTTCGCGTGGTCCGCGGACGTGTACTTCCGCCTCTACCAGGCCCCGCCGGACGCCGCGGAGATCTCGGTCGTCGGCAAGCAGTGGATGTGGTACCTGCAGCACCCCGAGGGCCGCTCGGAGATCAACCAGCTGCACGTGCCGGTGGGCCGCCCGATCAAGCTGAAGATGACGTCCCAGGACGTGATCCATAGCTTCTACGTGCCCGCGTTCCGGATCAAGCAGGACGTGCTCCCGGGCCGCTACACGACGCTCTGGTTCGAGCCGAGCAAGGTCGGGACGTACCACCTGTTCTGCACCGAATACTGCGGCACGAGCCACTCGGAGATGATCGGCACGGTCACCGTCATGGAGCCGGCGGAATACGACGGCTGGCTGGCGGCCGGCGGGGCCGGGCCGTCGCAGGCCGACGAGGGCGAGCGGCTATTCGTCCAGCACCACTGCGCCGGCTGCCACCGCGGCAGCCAGGTCGTCAACGCCCCCCGCCTGGAAGGCGTCTACGGCAAGCCGGTGCCGATCCAGGACGGCAAGGAGGTGCGGTTCGTGACCGCCGACGACCGCTACATCCGCGACAGCATCCTGATGCCCAGGCAGGAGGTCGTCGCCGGATACCAGCCGGTCATGCCGAGCTTCCAGGGGCAGATCAGCGAGCCCGACCTGCTCAAGATCATCGCCTACATCAAGTCGCTCGCCGCGAAGGAGACGGGGACAGTCCGATGA
- the ctaD gene encoding cytochrome c oxidase subunit I has product MSNEEDYLQEYTLRSWLLTTDHKRVGLLYMASITLFFFVGGAAATVMRLELMTPKGDVLGSPDAYNRLFTMHGVIMIFFFLVPSIPAVLGNFLLPLMIGARDLAFPKLNLLSWYVYMTGGLIGIWILLFGGVDTGWTFYTPFSTMFSNTMVVTAALAVFITGFSSILTGLNFIVTVHTMRAPGMTWFRLPLFVWSHYATSLVMVLGTPVLAITVMLVALERLFHIGIFDPKLGGDPILFQHLFWFYSHPAVYIMVLPGMAVISEIVPCFSRRPIFGYRFIAGSSMAIAIFGFLVWGHHMFVSGQSMYAGMVFSIISFLVAIPSAIKVFNWTTTMYKGAVWLDTPMLYALGFIGLFTIGGLTGLMLASLGVDVHVHDTYFVVAHFHYIMVGGAVMAYLGGIHFWWPKMTGRMYPEIWGKLSALIVFVGFNLTFFPQFILGYLGMPRRYYEYSPEFQVLNVMSTAGASILAVGYVMPLVYLLLSLRQPAYAGPNPWGATGLEWQTDSPPPVHNFHDMPVVTAEPYDYSPEAFQEEHDHAVSHASR; this is encoded by the coding sequence ATGAGCAATGAAGAGGATTACCTCCAGGAATACACGCTGCGGTCCTGGCTGCTGACGACCGACCACAAGCGGGTCGGCCTGCTGTACATGGCGTCGATCACGCTCTTCTTCTTCGTGGGGGGCGCGGCGGCGACGGTCATGCGGCTGGAGCTGATGACGCCCAAGGGGGACGTGCTCGGCTCGCCGGACGCCTACAATCGGCTCTTCACGATGCACGGCGTCATCATGATCTTCTTCTTCCTGGTGCCGTCGATCCCGGCGGTGCTGGGGAACTTCCTGCTGCCCCTGATGATCGGCGCCCGGGACCTGGCGTTCCCGAAGCTGAACCTGCTGAGCTGGTACGTCTACATGACCGGCGGCCTGATCGGCATCTGGATCCTGCTCTTCGGCGGCGTGGACACCGGCTGGACGTTCTACACGCCGTTCTCCACGATGTTCTCGAACACGATGGTGGTGACCGCGGCGTTGGCCGTGTTCATCACCGGCTTCTCCTCGATCCTCACCGGCCTGAACTTCATCGTGACGGTCCACACCATGCGGGCGCCCGGGATGACCTGGTTCCGGCTCCCGCTGTTCGTCTGGTCGCACTACGCGACGAGCCTCGTCATGGTGCTGGGGACGCCGGTGCTGGCCATCACTGTGATGCTGGTCGCGCTGGAGCGGCTCTTCCACATCGGGATCTTCGACCCCAAGCTGGGCGGCGACCCGATCCTGTTCCAGCACCTCTTCTGGTTCTACTCGCACCCGGCCGTCTACATCATGGTCCTGCCCGGGATGGCCGTGATCAGCGAGATCGTCCCGTGCTTCTCCCGGCGGCCGATCTTCGGCTACCGGTTCATCGCGGGCTCCAGCATGGCGATCGCGATCTTCGGCTTCCTGGTGTGGGGCCACCACATGTTCGTCTCCGGGCAGTCGATGTACGCGGGGATGGTCTTCTCGATCATCAGCTTCCTGGTGGCGATCCCGTCGGCGATCAAGGTGTTCAACTGGACGACGACCATGTACAAGGGCGCCGTCTGGCTGGACACCCCCATGCTCTACGCCCTGGGGTTCATCGGCCTGTTCACGATCGGCGGCCTGACCGGGCTGATGCTGGCCTCGCTGGGGGTCGACGTCCACGTGCACGACACGTACTTCGTCGTCGCCCACTTCCACTACATCATGGTCGGCGGGGCGGTGATGGCCTACCTGGGGGGCATCCACTTCTGGTGGCCCAAGATGACCGGCCGGATGTACCCGGAGATCTGGGGCAAGCTGTCGGCCCTGATCGTCTTCGTCGGCTTCAACCTGACGTTCTTCCCGCAGTTCATCCTGGGATACCTGGGGATGCCCCGGCGGTACTACGAGTACAGCCCGGAGTTCCAGGTCCTCAACGTCATGTCCACCGCGGGGGCGTCGATCCTGGCGGTCGGGTACGTGATGCCGCTGGTCTACCTGCTCCTGAGCCTGAGGCAGCCCGCCTACGCCGGCCCCAACCCGTGGGGGGCGACCGGCCTGGAGTGGCAGACCGACTCGCCGCCGCCGGTCCACAACTTCCACGACATGCCCGTGGTGACGGCCGAGCCCTACGACTACTCGCCGGAGGCCTTCCAGGAGGAGCACGACCATGCCGTCAGCCACGCCAGCCGTTGA
- a CDS encoding cytochrome c oxidase subunit 3, which yields MPQFDDVHQQAYSSTLGMWLFLVTEVMFFGGLIAAYTVYRARWPEEFAAASRHLLWPVGFVNTIVLLGSSLAMALAVRAAHLGRDRETVRWLVATMVLGTAFLGIKATEYYIDYRENLIPGASFRVPAEGHGEAGAGHGGETAASLDPGHFQMFFVLYFFMTGLHAFHMIVGITLVGIFAYLVRTKWFSGHGGTQVEVIGLYWHFVDVVWVFLYPLLYLIDIRP from the coding sequence ATGCCCCAGTTCGACGACGTCCACCAGCAGGCCTACTCGTCGACGCTGGGCATGTGGCTGTTCCTGGTCACCGAGGTGATGTTCTTCGGCGGCCTCATCGCCGCCTACACCGTCTACCGGGCGCGCTGGCCGGAGGAGTTCGCGGCCGCCAGCCGGCACCTCCTCTGGCCGGTCGGCTTCGTGAACACCATCGTGCTGCTGGGCAGCAGCCTGGCGATGGCGCTGGCCGTGCGGGCGGCGCACCTGGGGCGCGACCGCGAGACGGTCCGGTGGCTGGTGGCGACCATGGTCCTGGGGACCGCCTTCCTCGGGATCAAGGCCACGGAATATTACATCGACTACCGGGAGAACCTGATCCCCGGCGCGAGCTTCCGGGTGCCCGCCGAGGGGCACGGCGAGGCGGGGGCGGGCCACGGCGGTGAGACCGCGGCGAGCCTGGACCCGGGCCACTTCCAGATGTTCTTCGTCCTCTACTTCTTCATGACCGGGCTGCATGCCTTCCACATGATCGTGGGCATCACGCTCGTCGGCATCTTCGCGTACCTGGTCCGCACGAAATGGTTCTCGGGCCACGGCGGGACCCAGGTGGAGGTCATCGGCCTCTACTGGCACTTCGTCGACGTGGTCTGGGTGTTCCTCTACCCCCTCCTCTATCTCATCGATATCCGCCCATGA
- a CDS encoding cytochrome C oxidase subunit IV family protein has product MSENVTPVRTYILVFIILLVLLVATVGAAWLPLGRFHLATALLIAVVKAVFIGLYFMHIYHSPKLTWIVSTGSAFFLAILLAFILNDYMTRDWLAIPGK; this is encoded by the coding sequence ATGAGCGAAAACGTCACGCCCGTGAGGACGTACATCCTCGTCTTCATCATCCTGCTCGTGCTGCTGGTGGCGACCGTCGGGGCGGCCTGGCTCCCGCTGGGCCGGTTCCACCTGGCGACGGCGCTCCTTATCGCCGTGGTCAAGGCGGTGTTCATCGGCCTCTACTTCATGCACATCTACCACAGCCCGAAGCTCACGTGGATCGTCTCCACCGGCTCGGCCTTCTTCCTGGCCATCCTGCTGGCCTTCATCCTCAACGACTACATGACGCGGGACTGGCTGGCCATCCCCGGCAAGTAG
- a CDS encoding sigma-54-dependent transcriptional regulator: MSVGAAEREPRDLVEADSTADAPPAPESSRRILVVEDNEDTRQSFQQLLELSLGIDVDIARDGTQALTMLAERPYSVMITDLRMPKLDGMKLIEEIQARRLPVTTIVTTGHGSIDEAVQAMRMGAYDFLTKPPDPQHLCVLVERALRERTLQDELAALRAQIGDRHAFWNVLSKCPRMFEIFELIGHIAETTTTVLIEGETGTGKEQVARAIHQASSQHRRGPFVAVHCAALPETLMESELFGHEKGSFTGAAAQRKGRFELANNGTLFLDECGDIPMSMQVKLLRVLQERRFERVGGNQAIEIDVRVIAATNRNLEVMVKEGKFREDLYYRLNVVKIDLPPLRLRPEDIPLLATYFIQKYARSGNNPPHLSQEAMERLLSFAWPGNIRQLENAMERACVTARNGIIRPENLPPDLQPKAGPGKASLRADLTRPLAEQLAEITTAFEKRYLRKALRKARGHVGRCAKISGLSRRSVSAKIAQYKIDTAAYKPK, translated from the coding sequence ATGAGCGTCGGTGCCGCCGAGAGGGAACCACGGGACCTGGTCGAGGCCGATTCCACCGCCGACGCGCCCCCCGCGCCGGAGTCGTCGCGGAGGATCCTCGTCGTCGAGGACAACGAGGACACGCGCCAGTCCTTCCAGCAGCTCCTGGAGCTGTCCCTCGGGATTGACGTGGACATCGCCCGGGACGGCACCCAGGCGCTGACGATGCTGGCGGAACGCCCCTACAGCGTGATGATCACCGACCTGCGGATGCCCAAGCTCGACGGCATGAAGCTGATCGAGGAGATCCAGGCGCGGCGGCTGCCGGTGACGACCATCGTCACCACCGGCCATGGGAGCATCGACGAGGCCGTCCAGGCGATGCGGATGGGTGCGTACGACTTCCTGACCAAGCCGCCGGACCCGCAGCACCTCTGCGTGCTCGTGGAGCGTGCCCTGCGGGAGCGGACCCTCCAGGACGAGCTGGCGGCGCTGCGGGCCCAGATCGGGGACCGGCACGCCTTCTGGAACGTGCTCAGCAAGTGCCCGCGGATGTTCGAGATCTTCGAGCTCATCGGCCACATCGCGGAGACGACGACCACCGTCCTCATCGAGGGGGAGACCGGCACCGGGAAGGAGCAGGTCGCCCGGGCGATCCACCAGGCGTCCTCGCAGCATCGCCGCGGGCCGTTCGTGGCCGTCCACTGCGCCGCCCTGCCCGAGACGCTGATGGAGAGCGAGCTCTTCGGCCACGAGAAGGGCTCCTTCACCGGCGCCGCTGCCCAGCGGAAGGGGCGGTTCGAGCTGGCCAACAACGGGACGCTCTTCCTCGACGAGTGCGGCGACATCCCGATGTCGATGCAGGTGAAGCTGCTCCGCGTCCTCCAGGAGCGCCGCTTCGAGCGCGTCGGCGGCAACCAGGCGATCGAGATCGACGTCCGCGTCATCGCGGCCACCAACCGCAACCTCGAGGTCATGGTCAAGGAGGGCAAGTTCCGCGAGGACCTGTATTACCGCCTCAACGTCGTGAAGATCGACCTGCCGCCGCTCCGGCTGAGGCCCGAGGACATCCCGCTCCTGGCCACCTACTTCATCCAGAAGTACGCGAGGTCCGGCAACAACCCTCCCCACCTCTCCCAGGAGGCGATGGAGCGGCTGCTCTCGTTCGCCTGGCCGGGCAACATCCGCCAGCTCGAGAACGCCATGGAGCGGGCCTGCGTGACCGCCCGCAACGGGATCATCCGCCCCGAGAACCTGCCGCCGGACCTCCAGCCGAAGGCGGGCCCGGGCAAGGCCTCGCTCCGGGCGGACCTGACCCGGCCCCTGGCCGAGCAGCTCGCCGAGATCACGACCGCCTTCGAGAAGCGCTATCTGCGGAAGGCCCTGCGGAAGGCCCGGGGTCACGTCGGGCGGTGCGCCAAGATCAGCGGCCTGTCGCGGCGGAGCGTCTCCGCCAAGATCGCGCAGTACAAAATCGACACGGCGGCCTACAAGCCGAAGTGA
- a CDS encoding phage holin family protein, translating into MADQKVRNGVAAPGARMSNGVIEGVSSFGTDLATLAGLQVKLVACDIRDSSKSAAPLVGGLVALGTIAGASAVVGLAGFSIWLANVLDIPMGVMMMAVAVAGLVIASIGAFFIVRSLGASFAYFRRSQEELERNIAWIKTTLVHSGR; encoded by the coding sequence ATGGCTGATCAAAAGGTGAGGAACGGGGTCGCGGCCCCCGGGGCACGCATGAGCAACGGCGTCATCGAGGGCGTCAGCTCCTTCGGGACCGACCTGGCGACGCTCGCCGGCCTCCAGGTGAAGCTCGTCGCCTGCGACATCCGGGACAGCTCCAAGTCGGCCGCCCCGCTCGTCGGCGGCCTCGTGGCCCTGGGCACGATCGCCGGCGCGAGCGCCGTGGTCGGGCTGGCCGGCTTCTCCATCTGGCTGGCGAACGTGCTGGACATCCCCATGGGCGTCATGATGATGGCCGTCGCCGTGGCGGGCCTGGTGATCGCCAGCATCGGCGCCTTCTTCATCGTGCGGTCGCTGGGGGCGAGCTTCGCCTACTTCCGCCGCTCCCAGGAGGAGCTGGAGCGGAACATCGCCTGGATCAAGACGACCCTCGTGCACAGCGGGCGCTGA
- a CDS encoding DUF1559 domain-containing protein — MNRRYPRPRRPMARRPAAFTLIELLVVIAIIGTLIALLLPAVQAARAQAFRAACQNNLKQMGLALAQYATRHNGLPPGYVSLWDPLHRVETGPGWGWASMILPELDQQALSNQLRFEAPLTGPEQSTVRLTAMSVFLCPADSMARRWTATNGETWLFMGKVYSAFEPICDVAGSNYIGVYGIGEPGVDGEGVFYRGSFTRYTQITDGLSQTLCVGERSTNLNLGRGQATWVGSVPRATFWSCAPSPFDPDSGVCVREDGSGMILGHTGEGHGPGDPYGDVNQFISRHGRGSYFLYCDGHVRFLRNEMNYPLYKALSTRAGGELIGDDY, encoded by the coding sequence ATGAACCGAAGGTATCCGCGACCACGCCGGCCCATGGCGAGGCGGCCCGCCGCCTTCACCCTGATCGAGCTACTCGTGGTCATCGCGATCATCGGCACGCTGATCGCCCTGCTGCTCCCCGCGGTCCAGGCGGCGCGGGCGCAGGCCTTCCGCGCCGCCTGCCAGAACAACCTCAAGCAGATGGGCCTGGCCCTGGCGCAGTATGCGACCCGGCATAACGGCCTGCCGCCGGGCTACGTCTCGCTCTGGGATCCCCTCCACCGGGTCGAGACCGGCCCGGGCTGGGGCTGGGCGAGCATGATCCTGCCCGAGCTCGATCAGCAGGCGCTGAGCAACCAGCTCCGGTTCGAGGCCCCGCTGACCGGGCCCGAGCAGTCCACGGTGAGGCTGACCGCGATGTCCGTCTTCCTCTGCCCGGCCGACTCCATGGCCAGGCGGTGGACGGCGACCAACGGCGAGACCTGGCTGTTCATGGGCAAGGTCTACTCCGCCTTCGAGCCCATCTGCGACGTGGCCGGCTCCAATTACATCGGCGTGTACGGCATCGGCGAGCCGGGCGTGGACGGCGAGGGGGTCTTCTACCGCGGCAGTTTCACGCGGTACACCCAGATCACCGACGGGCTCAGCCAGACGCTCTGCGTCGGCGAGCGGTCGACGAACCTCAACCTGGGCCGCGGCCAGGCCACGTGGGTCGGCTCCGTCCCCAGGGCGACCTTCTGGTCATGCGCCCCCAGCCCCTTCGATCCCGACTCCGGCGTCTGCGTCCGGGAGGACGGCTCGGGGATGATCCTGGGGCACACCGGGGAAGGGCACGGCCCGGGGGATCCCTACGGCGACGTGAACCAGTTCATCAGCCGGCACGGCCGGGGTTCGTACTTCCTCTACTGCGACGGCCACGTCCGCTTCCTGAGGAACGAGATGAATTATCCGCTCTACAAGGCCCTGAGCACGAGGGCCGGTGGGGAGTTGATCGGCGATGACTATTGA